A genomic stretch from Engraulis encrasicolus isolate BLACKSEA-1 chromosome 12, IST_EnEncr_1.0, whole genome shotgun sequence includes:
- the LOC134460211 gene encoding serine/arginine repetitive matrix protein 1-like translates to MMLNQSSSMARRSHGLKQLTLEEALRGRRSQPGNSRESDSDSDDDSSSDFSEPDPDSSDEWIPPGSGTNSRASSPLSRRSPSPRPARRHGDDPAPSSRSQHPPTSSRGGRHARHPSLALMRATKTKKKDPVPTTRIQNPSTSIRGRHAPSSALMRRTKTKKKDTASSTLIQHPSTSSSQSSNFHAPRTTKAKKKDQADILAKAPTLGPGMKMAGSPAIFHSLLLRSAAAELDSDQPADFLKLFLTDELLQNIVEQTNLYASQRNRGEPANMREVANLEVGGRTVRHNGRVMVVAWQDKRLVVKAWTVRRRLGEDEVEQTEGEGGGAEGDVDVEGRPNRAPYNTDPDSRLPH, encoded by the exons ATGATGCTCAATCAGAGTAGCAGCATGGCCAGGCGCAGTCATGGACTGAAGCAGCTCACCTTGGAGGAAGCTTTACGTGGAAGACGTTCACAACCTGGAAACTCACGCGAGTCAGACAGCGACAGTGACGATGACTCTAGTTCCGATTTCAGTGAACCGGACCCCGACTCATCTGACGAGTGGATACCCCCAGGCTCTGGGACTAATAGCAGAGCCTCCTCTCCCCTTAGCCGGAGATCGCCCTCTCCTCGGCCAGCAAGGCGACATGGCGATG ATCCTGCACCCAGCTCGCGCAGTCAGCACCCCCCTACATCAAGTAGAGGAGGACGACATGCACGTCACCCCTCCCTTGCCCTCATGCGTGCGACCAAAACGAAGAAGAAAG ACCCTGTACCCACCACGCGCATTCAGAACCCCTCTACATCAATCAGAGGACGACATGCACCCTCCAGTGCGCTCATGCGTCGAACCAAAACAAAGAAGAAAG ATACTGCATCCAGCACTCTCATCCAGCATCCCTCTACATCAAGCAGTCAGAGCTCGAACTTCCATGCGCCACGCACTACCAAAGCAAAGAAGAAAG ACCAGGCAGACATTCTGGCCAAGGCACCGACACTGGGGCCTGGCATGAAGATGGCTGGCAGCCCAGCCATATTCCATTCACTGCTACTCCGGAGTGCTGCCGCCGAATTGGACAGCGACCAGCCAGCTGACTTCTTGAAGCTCTTCCTCACAGATGAACTGCTACAGAACATTGTTGAACAGACCAACCTATATGCCAGTCA GAGGAACAGGGGGGAGCCTGCAAATATGAGGGAGGTGGCAAACCTGGAGGTTGGGGGAAGAACAGTGCGGCACAATgggagggtgatggtggtggcctgGCAGGACAAGAGATTG GTGGTGAAGGCGTGGACTGTGAGGCGCAGGTTGGGAGAGGATGAGGTGGagcagacagagggggagggcGGAGGTGCTGAGGGGGATGTGGACGTGGAAGGCAGACCTAATCGAGCACCCTACAACACTGACCCAGACAGCAG ATTACCACACTAA